One window of Cyanobacteriota bacterium genomic DNA carries:
- a CDS encoding MnmC family methyltransferase has product MELAMTALATIVKMKLNQEKTADGSISFFNQEFQESYHSRYGAYTEALEKHVQACRIKELALVSNELKILDFCFGLGYNSAVAIIEALKVNPEIKIEITGLENDIEIIQEIAKIDFPAEMQVVMKDFAKLADSLKVETRNYSLELLLDDARVSIEKLEKNYYDAIFFDPFSPKVCPWLWEQDLVAKLVTKAKPGALISTYSSSRVAKDAFANAGCKLFEGPKCGRRDGGVLAQKQA; this is encoded by the coding sequence GTGGAACTGGCAATGACTGCACTTGCTACAATTGTGAAGATGAAGCTCAATCAAGAAAAAACAGCAGATGGCTCTATTAGCTTTTTTAATCAAGAGTTTCAAGAATCATATCATTCTCGCTATGGCGCTTACACAGAAGCTCTTGAGAAACATGTGCAGGCTTGCCGTATTAAAGAACTGGCTCTTGTTTCTAATGAGTTGAAGATCTTAGATTTTTGTTTTGGTCTTGGTTACAACTCGGCTGTTGCAATTATTGAAGCTCTCAAAGTGAATCCAGAAATCAAAATCGAAATTACTGGACTTGAAAATGATATTGAAATTATCCAAGAGATTGCAAAGATAGATTTCCCAGCAGAGATGCAAGTTGTGATGAAGGATTTTGCCAAGCTCGCTGATAGCTTGAAAGTTGAAACCCGAAATTATAGTCTTGAGCTTTTATTGGATGACGCACGAGTTAGTATTGAAAAACTTGAGAAGAATTACTATGATGCGATTTTCTTTGATCCGTTTAGTCCCAAGGTTTGTCCTTGGCTTTGGGAGCAAGATCTTGTAGCCAAGCTTGTCACGAAGGCTAAACCAGGAGCCTTGATTTCTACATATAGTTCTAGTCGTGTTGCCAAGGATGCTTTTGCCAATGCTGGTTGTAAGCTTTTTGAAGGACCGAAGTGCGGCAGGCGTGATGGTGGGGTTTTAGCTCAGAAGCAAGCGTGA
- the otsB gene encoding trehalose-phosphatase: MQELTQQLFQDLLSKQNKIAFCFDYDGTLVELAKENIVHAALFPQSTAQLLNELAKKAPVAIITGRELKNLKALLNNQLDPAIHLYGTHGVEMGKDSEDDQYLEHLNTIRTIFSEDPDIEFEQKRISITIHYLNHPQPQDLLNKLRELAKSYSSIFRIQEGRDFFEFLPININKGMAILDVAKKHPGYFLLYFGDDLTDIYAFKEVNKLGGLSCQVSKRITNWCEKLSDTRLANPLVTELTEPSMMAPKDERNAVDEALRTGSKNGQAGYLINKVIDLHQLIACYLDQ, translated from the coding sequence ATGCAAGAACTCACTCAGCAACTCTTCCAAGACCTACTCAGCAAACAAAACAAAATAGCCTTTTGTTTTGATTACGACGGTACCCTCGTTGAGCTTGCCAAAGAAAACATAGTTCACGCAGCGCTATTCCCGCAGTCAACAGCGCAGCTACTTAATGAACTTGCCAAGAAAGCTCCAGTGGCAATTATTACCGGTAGAGAACTCAAGAACCTTAAAGCCCTACTCAATAATCAATTAGATCCTGCCATTCATCTCTATGGTACTCATGGTGTTGAAATGGGAAAAGATAGTGAGGATGATCAATACTTAGAGCATCTCAATACAATCAGGACGATCTTTAGTGAAGATCCAGATATTGAATTTGAACAAAAAAGAATCTCAATTACTATTCATTATTTAAATCATCCTCAGCCGCAAGACTTACTAAATAAATTACGAGAGCTTGCAAAAAGCTACAGCTCGATTTTTCGTATTCAGGAAGGTAGAGACTTTTTTGAATTCCTGCCGATCAATATTAACAAGGGAATGGCAATCCTCGATGTCGCCAAGAAACACCCAGGCTATTTTCTGCTTTATTTTGGTGATGACTTAACTGATATTTATGCCTTTAAAGAAGTCAATAAGCTTGGTGGCTTATCTTGCCAGGTATCTAAGCGTATTACGAACTGGTGCGAAAAGCTTTCAGATACAAGGCTTGCGAATCCCTTGGTGACTGAGTTGACTGAGCCGTCGATGATGGCGCCAAAGGATGAGCGTAACGCAGTAGATGAGGCTTTGCGTACTGGTTCGAAAAATGGTCAAGCTGGGTATCTTATTAATAAGGTCATTGATTTACACCAGCTAATAGCTTGCTATCTGGATCAATAG
- a CDS encoding GspE/PulE family protein, producing the protein MSTTTKELKELSAYQLLQRNKASLKEALQLLINAKRELNPEFLDQNLINSMKAGWPKDQALPLLFSQNQLYVACSEVAEAELASKLKTLAGSSELKLIKINQRSWDFVQNQDKAGGANNGGKATGQLGAHLTQSLAAIPEVKISATDENSIGNEVRRILLDAASSGASDIHWEPYENVLIVRFRIDGVLNDICKYKCDPQNDYRKIILARIKIIADLNIAEARIPQDGRVTEIINGSKLDLRVSTLPTLHGEKCVVRLLPHDNSFLELSDLGMPQSIIPDFESWLTMSQGMVLITGPTGSGKTSTLYTSLAKLIDTTKNVVTVEDPVEFQLARVNQVQVNVKAGLTFAAGLRSILRQDPDIVMIGEIRDKETAEIAIKAALTGHLVLSTLHTNDAPSTITRLIDMGIPPYLVSSALVGVMAQRLLRRVCSHCNYEYQSTEEENTQLGISESVNLAKAKGCQNCNNTGYSGREGIFEMMPLTEEMKQVISKGVDVEVLNRSMTEMGMPTLYSAAVIKVLEKKTTVEELMRVVPPTR; encoded by the coding sequence ATGAGTACGACAACTAAAGAACTTAAAGAGCTTTCAGCTTATCAATTACTACAACGCAATAAGGCTTCACTCAAAGAAGCATTACAACTTTTAATCAATGCCAAGCGCGAACTTAATCCTGAATTTCTAGATCAAAATTTAATCAACTCAATGAAAGCTGGCTGGCCCAAAGACCAAGCACTGCCTTTGCTTTTTTCACAAAACCAATTGTATGTAGCCTGCTCAGAAGTCGCAGAAGCTGAGCTAGCAAGCAAGCTCAAAACCTTAGCTGGAAGTTCCGAGCTCAAATTAATTAAAATAAACCAACGTAGTTGGGACTTCGTGCAAAATCAAGACAAAGCTGGTGGAGCAAACAATGGTGGTAAAGCAACTGGACAACTAGGCGCTCACTTAACACAATCTCTTGCGGCAATTCCAGAAGTCAAAATCAGTGCTACCGATGAAAATTCAATTGGGAACGAAGTTCGCAGAATATTACTAGATGCAGCCTCCAGTGGTGCCTCTGATATTCACTGGGAGCCTTACGAGAACGTACTGATAGTCAGGTTTAGAATCGATGGTGTCTTGAATGATATTTGCAAATATAAATGTGATCCGCAGAATGATTACCGCAAAATTATTTTAGCTCGTATCAAAATTATTGCCGACCTCAATATTGCTGAAGCGAGAATACCCCAAGATGGTAGAGTAACAGAAATCATCAACGGATCAAAACTAGACTTGCGTGTTTCAACGCTACCAACTCTTCACGGTGAAAAATGCGTTGTACGTTTATTACCTCACGATAATTCATTTCTTGAACTTAGTGATCTTGGTATGCCGCAATCAATTATTCCTGATTTTGAATCATGGCTAACTATGTCACAGGGCATGGTTTTAATTACTGGACCAACTGGTTCAGGGAAAACCAGTACTCTCTACACTAGCTTGGCAAAATTAATTGACACTACCAAAAACGTAGTAACCGTCGAAGACCCAGTAGAGTTTCAGCTAGCAAGAGTAAATCAAGTACAAGTAAACGTCAAAGCCGGTCTTACATTTGCAGCTGGTCTTCGTAGTATCCTCAGACAGGATCCGGATATCGTGATGATTGGTGAGATTCGTGATAAAGAAACCGCTGAAATTGCAATCAAAGCCGCTCTTACTGGTCACTTAGTTTTAAGTACACTGCATACCAATGATGCACCGAGTACCATTACTCGTTTGATTGACATGGGAATACCTCCTTACCTTGTATCAAGTGCCCTGGTTGGTGTTATGGCCCAAAGACTCCTGCGCCGAGTCTGCTCTCACTGCAATTATGAATATCAATCAACAGAAGAAGAGAATACTCAATTAGGTATTAGCGAATCGGTTAATTTGGCTAAGGCTAAGGGTTGTCAAAATTGTAATAATACAGGATACTCAGGTAGAGAGGGTATCTTTGAAATGATGCCGCTAACCGAAGAAATGAAACAAGTTATTTCTAAAGGAGTCGACGTTGAAGTACTCAATCGCTCCATGACAGAAATGGGTATGCCTACTCTTTATAGCGCTGCAGTGATAAAAGTCCTCGAAAAGAAAACTACAGTAGAGGAATTAATGAGGGTAGTACCTCCAACAAGATAA
- a CDS encoding nucleoside monophosphate kinase, whose product MSKKILFLGPAGSGKGTQSAKLAEKFGIEHLSTGDLIRSEIKSGSELGNQVKAIVESGALVSDDIVNKIVKAKLSNLDSFILDGYPRTLGQAQFLATYTNLDYIFDLQVDSAALTERLAGRRMCADDHKKKCKGVFHTKFNAPKEEGKCDLCGSALYQRKDDMPDAIVKRLGGYEAETGGPLNQFYGSQVIKIDASRKPEEVLADLEESIKLKV is encoded by the coding sequence ATGTCAAAAAAGATACTATTTTTAGGACCGGCGGGCTCAGGTAAGGGCACTCAATCAGCCAAGCTTGCTGAGAAATTTGGAATTGAACATCTTAGTACAGGTGATTTAATTCGTAGTGAAATTAAATCTGGCTCTGAGCTTGGTAATCAAGTCAAAGCGATTGTTGAATCTGGAGCTTTGGTTTCTGATGACATCGTCAACAAGATTGTTAAAGCCAAACTTAGTAACTTGGATTCCTTTATTCTTGATGGTTATCCGCGTACCTTAGGTCAAGCACAATTCTTGGCGACTTATACTAACTTAGATTATATTTTTGATCTTCAGGTTGATTCAGCGGCTTTGACAGAGAGACTTGCTGGTAGACGCATGTGTGCTGATGATCACAAGAAAAAATGCAAAGGTGTTTTTCATACCAAATTTAATGCTCCTAAAGAAGAAGGTAAATGCGATCTTTGTGGTTCAGCTTTATATCAACGCAAAGACGATATGCCTGACGCTATTGTCAAGCGATTGGGCGGCTATGAAGCAGAAACAGGTGGACCACTAAATCAGTTTTATGGTTCGCAAGTAATTAAGATTGATGCAAGCCGTAAACCAGAAGAAGTGTTAGCTGATTTAGAAGAGTCAATTAAACTCAAAGTTTAG
- the queA gene encoding tRNA preQ1(34) S-adenosylmethionine ribosyltransferase-isomerase QueA: MSGYDPMKLEDFNFDLPEQLIASYPLERRDQSRLLHYSCNTDSLEHKKFIDILSILKPGDLIVRNNSRVLAARFVVDTDTGSKLEILLLDPITKSSYKALAGNAKRIKAGRRYFLDNNQEIFIERQGDDVLVDFGTEEKFNLAIDACGMMPIPPYMKRDAEEFDKQRYQTVYAREAGSVAAPTAGLHFTHEIDQGLVAAGIEIAELTLHVGLGTFAPIKVDNVSEHKMHLEHYSISQNTWSKILQAKKQGRRIIAVGSTSTRVLESVARTGELTGATDIFISPGFEFKIIDGLITNFHLPKSSLIVLISALIGLEKVQELYQIAIQEKYRFYSYGDVCLLL, encoded by the coding sequence ATGTCCGGATACGACCCTATGAAGCTTGAAGACTTTAATTTTGATTTACCTGAGCAGCTAATAGCAAGCTACCCATTGGAGCGTCGGGATCAGTCTCGTTTATTGCATTATTCTTGTAATACAGATTCACTGGAGCATAAAAAGTTTATTGATATTCTGTCTATTTTGAAGCCAGGTGATTTGATCGTGAGAAACAACAGTCGAGTGCTTGCTGCTCGTTTTGTGGTGGATACTGATACTGGTTCTAAGCTAGAGATTTTGCTTTTGGATCCTATCACCAAGTCAAGCTATAAGGCCTTGGCTGGAAATGCCAAACGTATTAAAGCAGGTCGTCGATATTTTTTAGACAATAATCAAGAGATTTTTATTGAGCGTCAAGGCGATGATGTATTGGTGGATTTTGGAACAGAAGAGAAGTTCAATCTAGCAATTGATGCTTGTGGCATGATGCCGATTCCTCCTTATATGAAACGTGATGCTGAAGAATTTGACAAGCAGCGTTATCAAACTGTTTATGCACGTGAGGCTGGTAGTGTCGCTGCGCCTACTGCTGGATTGCATTTCACCCATGAGATTGATCAAGGTTTAGTTGCTGCTGGTATTGAAATAGCTGAACTAACTTTGCATGTTGGTCTTGGGACTTTTGCTCCCATCAAAGTTGATAATGTCAGTGAGCACAAAATGCATTTGGAGCATTACTCTATTAGTCAAAATACTTGGAGCAAAATTCTTCAAGCTAAAAAACAAGGTAGAAGAATTATTGCAGTTGGTAGTACTTCCACTCGGGTCTTAGAGTCAGTCGCACGAACTGGTGAACTTACTGGCGCCACTGATATATTTATTAGTCCTGGTTTTGAATTTAAAATCATTGATGGATTGATTACTAATTTCCATTTGCCGAAGTCTAGTTTGATTGTTTTGATTAGTGCTTTGATTGGACTAGAGAAGGTGCAAGAGCTTTACCAGATAGCTATTCAAGAGAAATATAGGTTCTATAGTTATGGGGATGTCTGCCTATTGCTTTAG
- a CDS encoding glycosyltransferase: MSGYDPMKLSIIICTFNRSTELEDQFEDLMQQIRWLRSSESKDIELIIVDNNSIDNTSEVVYKLVENTELSIKYFTHDSFGLSHCRNLAIEKATGDLLAFIHDDITLDEDWVKEAYKIALQCQDQEIGVYGGRTVPTWQSSLPKWVNIEGRNAIRQEVFRGHSHGDEEALYPFTSDFGYAEYPTSTNFLIRREVFENCGNFRTDLGPSAAGGMTLYDDVEFFEYLSCLKIPMLYMPQLMVFHSVKESRLTLKATRRWYFKYGRAQYWTAHTDRMKRDPNPLLAIEDKYRKLVPKSMTKKVNGIPLYLYLKIATMSVVWFLHLFTFNSKRRNYLSYRISETLGEIDAAALVDEMHSIRKFSFRDKLVQKGLLKPN, translated from the coding sequence ATGTCCGGATACGACCCTATGAAGCTTAGTATTATCATTTGCACCTTCAATCGATCAACCGAACTGGAAGACCAGTTCGAAGATTTGATGCAACAAATTCGCTGGCTGCGATCTTCAGAATCAAAAGATATTGAACTTATCATCGTTGATAATAATTCAATCGATAACACTAGTGAAGTTGTTTATAAACTAGTAGAAAATACCGAACTCTCAATTAAATATTTTACTCATGATAGTTTTGGATTAAGTCACTGCCGCAATCTTGCAATTGAAAAAGCGACTGGTGATCTACTAGCGTTTATTCATGATGACATCACTCTTGATGAGGACTGGGTCAAAGAAGCCTACAAAATTGCCTTACAATGTCAAGACCAAGAAATTGGTGTCTATGGCGGACGCACAGTGCCAACCTGGCAATCAAGCCTACCAAAGTGGGTTAACATCGAAGGACGTAATGCAATTCGCCAAGAAGTTTTTAGAGGACATAGCCATGGCGACGAAGAAGCTCTTTATCCTTTCACTAGTGATTTTGGTTATGCTGAATATCCAACCAGTACCAATTTCCTAATTCGTCGTGAGGTTTTTGAGAACTGCGGCAACTTCAGAACTGATCTAGGTCCAAGTGCAGCTGGTGGGATGACGCTCTATGACGATGTTGAATTCTTTGAATATCTGAGCTGTCTCAAAATCCCAATGCTCTACATGCCACAACTAATGGTTTTCCATAGCGTCAAAGAAAGCAGACTCACGCTCAAAGCCACTCGCCGTTGGTATTTTAAATATGGTCGCGCTCAATACTGGACAGCTCATACCGACCGAATGAAACGCGATCCTAATCCATTACTTGCTATCGAAGATAAATATCGCAAGCTCGTTCCTAAGTCGATGACCAAAAAAGTCAACGGCATTCCACTATATCTTTATCTCAAAATCGCAACAATGTCAGTAGTTTGGTTCTTGCATTTATTTACCTTCAACAGTAAACGTAGAAATTATTTAAGCTATCGAATTTCTGAAACCCTTGGCGAAATTGACGCTGCTGCCCTCGTTGACGAAATGCATTCTATTCGCAAATTTAGTTTTAGAGACAAGCTGGTACAAAAAGGTTTGTTGAAACCAAACTAG
- the tig gene encoding trigger factor → MQVTVTEKDENNMATINFETEAGIAKDAYSRTLKALAKDLTIKGFRKGKAPTKVVEDHFGADRVRAETVNNKFLSNLFDQVFKEQDLNVVNIAQVSKVEFDSPEASIKVEAKIELFPEVKMADYAKFKLTVDVPKFDIEAQYADTLKRLTNQQSTYNESDKAIVLSDEIILDFDGSFKNDAGEFEPKAGMKSEGFQTIVEAGRFIDNFLEQTVGMKAGDEKTIDVKFPDQYHDPELASRDAKFKVKIQKVSKATTPELNDDFAKNFGIETMDELSTKIREEVTKMSEQTRKGITSEAIITELHAQSTVKISEAMVSRELENDIATLQYQNKWDEDKVKDYMSSMDREAEMDRARGKLEKSILITTIIREQKMEITEDEIRKEISKLNFPPNMDRSQIDMEGLVNRLNLDLLTQKAIDLLIEAADIQYNEVEGHVHTADCNH, encoded by the coding sequence ATGCAAGTAACAGTAACAGAGAAAGACGAAAACAATATGGCGACTATCAATTTTGAAACGGAAGCCGGTATTGCCAAAGATGCTTATAGTAGAACACTTAAGGCTTTAGCCAAGGACTTAACTATCAAGGGTTTCCGCAAGGGTAAAGCACCAACGAAAGTAGTTGAAGATCATTTTGGTGCTGATCGTGTCAGAGCTGAAACTGTGAATAATAAATTCTTATCCAATTTATTTGATCAAGTATTTAAAGAACAAGACTTGAATGTGGTGAACATAGCTCAAGTGAGCAAAGTTGAATTTGATAGCCCAGAGGCTTCAATTAAAGTAGAAGCAAAGATTGAGCTTTTCCCTGAAGTTAAAATGGCCGATTATGCCAAATTTAAATTAACAGTGGACGTGCCTAAATTCGATATTGAAGCTCAGTATGCTGATACGCTTAAGAGATTAACTAACCAGCAATCGACTTATAATGAGTCAGATAAGGCTATTGTATTGAGCGATGAAATTATTCTTGATTTTGACGGTTCTTTCAAAAATGACGCTGGTGAGTTTGAACCAAAAGCTGGAATGAAATCAGAAGGTTTTCAAACAATTGTTGAAGCCGGTAGGTTTATTGATAATTTCTTAGAACAAACAGTTGGTATGAAAGCTGGTGATGAAAAAACAATAGACGTTAAATTTCCTGATCAATACCATGATCCAGAACTTGCAAGTAGAGATGCAAAATTTAAAGTCAAAATTCAAAAAGTATCCAAAGCTACTACGCCAGAACTTAACGATGATTTTGCTAAAAACTTTGGCATTGAAACAATGGATGAACTAAGTACTAAAATCAGAGAAGAAGTAACCAAGATGAGTGAACAAACTCGTAAGGGAATTACTAGTGAAGCGATAATCACTGAGCTACATGCTCAATCAACAGTCAAGATCTCTGAAGCGATGGTTTCGCGCGAGCTTGAAAATGATATTGCAACACTTCAATATCAAAACAAGTGGGATGAAGACAAGGTCAAAGACTATATGAGTTCGATGGATCGTGAAGCTGAAATGGACAGAGCACGTGGCAAACTTGAAAAAAGTATTTTAATTACTACTATTATTCGTGAACAAAAAATGGAAATTACTGAAGACGAAATCAGAAAAGAAATCTCTAAATTAAACTTTCCACCGAATATGGACCGCTCACAAATTGACATGGAAGGCTTGGTAAACAGATTGAACTTGGATTTGTTAACTCAAAAAGCTATTGATTTATTAATCGAAGCTGCGGATATTCAATATAATGAAGTGGAAGGGCACGTACATACAGCTGATTGCAACCACTAG
- a CDS encoding thioredoxin family protein yields MRYFVLLCLFAVLFGCNNSVKSSETAKTDVTARITSEKKPSVIMFYANWCGYCKKMFPTFRSLQEKYKQEINFFYIDIDTKRGAELARQYRTKQGGVPDTLFYNSQGELLEEKLGAIAPEILTKKVESLLN; encoded by the coding sequence ATGCGATATTTTGTCTTACTATGTTTATTTGCGGTGCTCTTTGGTTGTAATAACAGTGTAAAGAGCTCAGAGACAGCCAAAACAGACGTAACTGCCAGAATAACTAGTGAAAAAAAGCCTTCTGTAATTATGTTTTATGCCAACTGGTGTGGCTATTGCAAGAAGATGTTTCCCACATTTAGAAGCCTCCAGGAAAAATATAAACAAGAAATTAATTTTTTCTATATCGACATTGACACCAAACGTGGCGCAGAACTAGCTAGACAATATAGAACCAAACAAGGTGGAGTACCGGATACTCTGTTTTATAACAGTCAAGGTGAGCTCTTAGAAGAAAAGCTTGGTGCAATAGCACCTGAAATCTTGACCAAAAAAGTTGAGTCTTTGCTTAATTAA
- a CDS encoding vitamin K epoxide reductase family protein produces MPYFTAYSLLLLLIVNSSYLSYKYINFYFGGNLLNNLNCTDGCDSVMMSQYAMLFGIPVPVYGLAFFIALTIAFVLFQRGILQHIVIDLAVVTGLLAASVFLYILYFQLHMMCKFCLASHILTALFAVNYFGTIRKRA; encoded by the coding sequence ATGCCTTATTTTACTGCTTATAGTTTATTGCTCTTATTGATTGTAAACAGCTCTTATTTGAGTTATAAGTATATTAATTTCTATTTTGGCGGTAATTTATTGAATAATCTCAATTGTACTGATGGTTGCGATTCTGTGATGATGTCACAGTATGCGATGCTCTTCGGTATCCCGGTTCCTGTTTACGGTTTAGCTTTCTTTATAGCTTTGACTATTGCTTTTGTATTGTTTCAAAGAGGAATTCTCCAGCATATCGTGATTGATCTAGCTGTTGTCACAGGGCTCTTAGCAGCTTCTGTGTTCCTTTATATACTTTATTTTCAACTACATATGATGTGCAAGTTTTGCTTAGCCTCTCATATACTTACAGCGCTTTTTGCTGTAAATTATTTTGGAACGATTCGTAAAAGAGCTTAA
- the murJ gene encoding murein biosynthesis integral membrane protein MurJ: MFKIATLVAILTVFSKLLGLARDLVIANYFGTSMMADAFNLAYLFTGNFFIIFGTIGGPFYSSVVATLPKLKQNKATWDFIKSIIVKTTLALTAIAFVLFLYKDFLLKFFIDEDKIEYMQITQLNIDILLPLIILCGPIGIVFAILNCYKRYVEPSLAPAVVNIALIATVLLMGDIANGIALAIGTSLGGILSLGFQIPGLIKVRSNLLEHKDQEAEPKNDHYSTILIPALFSTGLAQAMVFVDSFFCKGLEEGSWTALILANRLIQLPLGVLLTAFLVPLFPRITELVKEIKLDEVKRLLKKAIGILTLLCIPATLVGMFWSEKIIRLLFERGEFDAHSTAMVSSLFFYLCISIIPYVIKDSFARICYCFGDSRSPFLVMLISIALKIPLNIVMVNWLGLNGIAISTTIISLINVLILFPIVKSKFKANT, from the coding sequence ATGTTTAAAATCGCGACACTAGTTGCAATTCTCACAGTCTTTAGTAAATTGCTAGGACTAGCGAGAGACTTAGTAATCGCAAACTACTTTGGCACTTCAATGATGGCTGATGCATTCAACCTCGCATATTTATTTACTGGCAACTTCTTTATTATTTTTGGAACTATCGGTGGTCCTTTTTATAGTTCTGTCGTTGCAACATTGCCGAAGCTCAAACAAAACAAAGCAACTTGGGACTTCATCAAAAGCATCATAGTCAAAACCACTCTAGCACTTACAGCAATTGCTTTTGTACTCTTTTTATACAAAGACTTTTTGCTCAAGTTTTTTATAGATGAAGACAAAATTGAGTACATGCAAATCACTCAGCTCAATATTGATATTTTATTACCCTTGATAATTCTTTGTGGTCCAATCGGAATCGTCTTTGCCATACTCAACTGCTACAAGCGTTACGTTGAACCCTCACTAGCTCCAGCCGTTGTCAATATTGCATTAATTGCAACTGTACTGTTGATGGGAGATATCGCAAACGGAATTGCTCTTGCAATCGGTACTAGTCTCGGTGGCATACTTTCATTGGGTTTCCAAATTCCCGGACTAATCAAAGTACGCTCCAACTTATTAGAACATAAAGATCAAGAAGCAGAACCCAAGAATGACCACTACAGTACAATACTAATTCCTGCTCTGTTTAGCACAGGACTCGCTCAAGCAATGGTTTTTGTCGATAGTTTCTTTTGCAAGGGACTTGAGGAAGGTAGCTGGACAGCCTTAATTTTGGCTAATCGTCTGATTCAATTACCGCTTGGAGTTTTACTCACTGCATTTCTAGTTCCACTTTTCCCACGCATCACAGAACTAGTGAAGGAAATTAAATTAGATGAAGTCAAACGCCTACTCAAAAAAGCAATTGGCATACTCACCTTGCTCTGTATTCCCGCAACTCTAGTTGGAATGTTTTGGTCAGAAAAAATCATTCGTCTACTTTTTGAAAGAGGCGAGTTTGATGCTCATTCAACAGCAATGGTCAGTTCATTATTTTTCTACCTCTGCATTTCAATTATCCCTTACGTAATTAAAGATAGTTTTGCTCGAATTTGTTATTGCTTTGGTGATTCCAGATCACCTTTTTTGGTAATGTTAATTAGTATCGCTCTTAAAATTCCTCTAAATATAGTCATGGTCAATTGGCTCGGGCTCAACGGTATTGCTATATCAACTACAATAATCAGCCTAATTAATGTGTTAATACTTTTTCCAATTGTAAAATCAAAATTTAAAGCAAATACCTAA
- the ftsE gene encoding cell division ATP-binding protein FtsE — translation MIKLKNVSKQYGTIKALDGINLDIKSGEMALLVGSSGAGKSTLMKLLYREERPTTGNIIIGNIDVSSLSDAKIPYLRRRMGIVFQDFKLLPNKSAFENVAYALRGLGAEEYEIQKRVSGALKLVGLLERAFNLPSELSGGEQQRVGIARAIVQGPPLVIADEPTGNLDPSTSLEIFNLLSRIAERGTTVLVSTHNQHIVESFGKRIITLDKGQVVSDIGPTTNNHNFAQLRR, via the coding sequence ATGATCAAATTAAAGAATGTTAGCAAACAATACGGCACAATCAAGGCTCTTGATGGAATCAACCTGGATATAAAATCTGGCGAGATGGCTCTTTTAGTTGGTTCAAGCGGTGCCGGCAAATCCACACTCATGAAGCTACTTTATCGTGAAGAAAGGCCGACAACCGGCAATATAATAATTGGCAATATTGATGTTAGTTCTTTATCCGATGCCAAAATTCCTTATTTGAGAAGAAGAATGGGAATCGTATTTCAAGATTTTAAATTATTGCCAAACAAATCAGCTTTTGAAAATGTTGCCTACGCGCTTAGAGGTCTTGGCGCAGAGGAATACGAAATCCAAAAACGTGTTTCTGGTGCACTTAAATTAGTTGGTTTATTAGAGAGAGCTTTTAATTTACCTAGCGAACTTTCCGGTGGTGAACAGCAACGTGTGGGTATCGCAAGAGCCATCGTCCAAGGACCTCCACTCGTTATTGCCGATGAGCCAACGGGCAACTTAGATCCGTCAACCAGTCTCGAGATTTTCAATTTGCTTTCAAGAATCGCAGAGCGCGGCACCACAGTACTCGTGAGTACTCATAACCAACATATAGTAGAGAGTTTTGGTAAAAGAATTATTACCCTCGACAAAGGTCAGGTCGTTAGTGACATTGGACCGACAACCAATAATCACAATTTTGCACAACTAAGAAGATGA